Proteins co-encoded in one Bacillus paramycoides genomic window:
- a CDS encoding ABC transporter permease: protein MIKQQFYKRLRHELGRKWKSIRSITDWTVALYIIIPAFIFMGIYYRSLWTEELSMGETIYFGLGLLAFYVMTYGRGVRSFFEQADSLFLISYPAHMQKLIQYGMTYTFIRIAITNVVVVVAMLPVLMKSIGVTKIQVVLFWLFFTVFRFLLALLTRCIHIRVGKRWLLWIIKNVIFSTSLSFFGLSLFLIYKNPFYSILSIGLAVFLIIVLIKEKLNYKNCFFKEVEKEKEESMRWTSGIMQVGGHTAKPSSSNKKAWMFPRSKKFLGKKKDSRIVESFLKEFFRTSSARIFYIQIVCISTVSIIMSPKWIAAIILAFALFAISRYARDYWNEFTKKMFLHLYCDEGKLLLLRWKADRYLLLPVILLYGLVILSHFYLVPAAIAGIIFIVWIGGVVFLP from the coding sequence ATGATTAAACAACAATTTTATAAAAGATTGCGCCATGAACTGGGCCGCAAATGGAAGTCCATACGTTCTATAACGGATTGGACAGTTGCGCTATATATTATTATTCCAGCATTTATATTTATGGGGATTTATTATCGTTCACTATGGACGGAAGAATTATCGATGGGAGAGACTATTTATTTCGGATTAGGTCTACTCGCATTTTATGTGATGACATATGGAAGAGGAGTTCGCTCATTTTTTGAGCAAGCGGATAGTTTATTTTTAATTTCGTATCCTGCTCACATGCAAAAATTAATTCAGTATGGCATGACATATACGTTTATTCGAATAGCAATAACGAATGTAGTAGTTGTTGTTGCGATGTTACCAGTGTTGATGAAAAGTATTGGAGTGACAAAGATACAAGTCGTATTATTTTGGCTATTCTTTACTGTATTTCGATTTCTGTTGGCGTTATTAACGAGATGTATTCATATACGTGTGGGGAAACGATGGCTACTGTGGATTATAAAAAATGTAATATTTTCTACAAGTCTATCCTTTTTCGGATTGAGTTTGTTTCTTATTTATAAAAATCCATTTTATTCTATACTAAGTATCGGTCTAGCAGTTTTTCTAATTATCGTATTGATAAAAGAAAAATTAAATTATAAAAATTGCTTTTTTAAAGAAGTTGAGAAAGAAAAAGAAGAAAGTATGCGCTGGACGAGTGGGATTATGCAAGTTGGTGGTCATACGGCTAAACCGAGTAGTTCGAATAAAAAGGCGTGGATGTTTCCACGTTCTAAAAAGTTTTTAGGGAAGAAAAAGGATTCTCGTATTGTTGAATCCTTTTTAAAAGAATTTTTCCGTACAAGTAGTGCACGAATATTTTATATTCAAATTGTATGTATAAGTACTGTAAGTATTATTATGAGTCCGAAGTGGATTGCCGCTATCATTCTTGCATTTGCTTTATTTGCAATTTCCCGTTATGCGCGCGACTATTGGAATGAATTTACGAAAAAAATGTTTCTTCATTTATATTGTGATGAAGGAAAATTACTATTGTTAAGATGGAAGGCAGATCGATATTTATTACTTCCAGTAATCCTTTTATATGGGTTGGTTATCCTTTCTCATTTTTATTTAGTACCAGCTGCAATTGCCGGGATTATTTTTATAGTATGGATTGGTGGGGTTGTATTTTTACCATAA
- a CDS encoding HAD family hydrolase, which yields MQKYIVFDFDGTLVDSQNIFVPIYNQIAKKHGYKTVKEEEIEYLRKLTMPERCKQLDVPLYKLPILALEFYKLYQPAIKDLILFHGMKDVLDELHKKGYGIAVISSNSEEHIRAFLHNNDIENIQEVYCSKNLFGKDKMIKRFLKSKKITEKDMLYVGDEQRDVAACKKAGVNVIWVSWGYDVIETVKKDAPDYMVNTPMEIVQVVQGAYS from the coding sequence ATGCAAAAATATATTGTTTTTGACTTTGATGGCACATTAGTAGATTCACAAAATATATTTGTACCAATTTATAATCAAATTGCTAAAAAGCACGGATATAAAACGGTAAAGGAAGAAGAAATTGAGTATTTACGTAAATTAACGATGCCAGAGAGATGTAAACAACTCGATGTACCATTGTATAAACTACCGATATTAGCACTAGAGTTTTATAAATTGTATCAACCTGCCATAAAAGATCTTATTTTGTTCCATGGGATGAAGGATGTATTAGATGAGTTACATAAAAAAGGCTACGGAATTGCAGTCATATCATCGAACTCAGAAGAGCATATTCGGGCATTTTTACACAATAATGATATAGAAAATATACAAGAAGTGTATTGTTCTAAAAATTTGTTCGGTAAAGATAAAATGATAAAAAGATTTTTAAAATCGAAAAAAATAACTGAGAAAGATATGTTATACGTCGGTGACGAACAGCGAGACGTAGCAGCGTGTAAAAAGGCTGGGGTGAATGTAATATGGGTATCTTGGGGATATGATGTTATTGAAACAGTGAAAAAAGATGCACCAGATTATATGGTCAATACACCGATGGAAATTGTGCAAGTAGTACAAGGGGCGTATTCTTAA
- a CDS encoding dihydrofolate reductase, whose translation MIVSFMVAMDENRVIGKDNNLPWRLPSELQYVKKTTMGHSLIMGRKNYEAIGRPLPGRRNIIVTRNEGYHVEGCEVAHSVEEVFELCKNEEEIFIFGGAQIYDLFLPYVDKLYITKIHHAFEGDTFFPEIDMTNWKETFVEKGLTDEKNPYTYYYHVYEKQQ comes from the coding sequence ATGATAGTTTCATTTATGGTCGCAATGGACGAGAATAGAGTAATTGGTAAAGATAATAATTTGCCTTGGCGTTTACCGAGTGAATTACAATATGTAAAGAAAACAACGATGGGTCATTCGCTTATTATGGGAAGAAAAAACTATGAAGCGATTGGTAGACCACTGCCTGGAAGACGTAATATCATTGTAACTCGTAATGAAGGGTATCATGTTGAAGGCTGTGAAGTAGCACATTCTGTAGAAGAAGTGTTTGAGTTATGCAAAAATGAAGAAGAGATTTTTATTTTTGGCGGAGCACAAATTTATGATCTCTTTTTACCTTACGTAGACAAGTTATATATAACAAAAATCCATCATGCATTTGAAGGAGATACATTCTTCCCAGAAATAGATATGACAAATTGGAAAGAAACTTTTGTTGAAAAAGGATTAACGGATGAAAAAAATCCGTATACGTACTATTATCATGTATATGAAAAGCAACAATAA
- a CDS encoding YpjP family protein: protein MPNWFRKTLVALITVFTFGLVTPPSILLDNAKAADKPTSTAGQQNLESTSYTYEETNDRLTTDTFITYAMQEAEKQSMQKFGTKIGPVIEDEFKDVILPKIEEAIAELANDVPEDSLQSLAISQKPAGGNNEKIFHVYDTKSGNDLLRFHVRRDHPPQDGYYFNFHYHRFDDGYSGHHELGNIYWNTNVPPKWLS from the coding sequence ATGCCAAATTGGTTTAGAAAAACCTTAGTCGCCTTAATTACCGTATTTACATTTGGTTTAGTGACGCCTCCTTCCATATTGCTTGATAATGCCAAAGCTGCGGACAAGCCTACGAGCACAGCTGGGCAACAAAATTTGGAGAGTACGTCCTATACATATGAAGAAACGAATGACAGGTTAACCACCGATACTTTTATTACGTATGCAATGCAAGAAGCAGAGAAGCAGTCGATGCAAAAGTTTGGCACTAAAATTGGTCCAGTAATTGAAGATGAATTTAAAGATGTAATATTACCGAAAATTGAAGAGGCAATTGCTGAGCTTGCCAATGATGTACCAGAAGATTCACTACAGTCATTAGCGATTTCCCAAAAACCAGCTGGTGGGAATAATGAAAAAATCTTTCACGTTTATGACACGAAATCAGGAAATGACTTATTGCGATTTCATGTAAGGAGAGATCATCCACCGCAAGATGGTTACTATTTTAATTTCCACTATCACCGTTTTGATGATGGGTACTCTGGACACCATGAGTTAGGGAATATTTATTGGAATACAAATGTACCACCAAAGTGGCTTTCTTAA
- a CDS encoding thymidylate synthase, with product MKHAENEYLNLCRHVMEHGTKKEDRTGTGTVSVFGYQMRFDLSKGFPLLTTKRVPFRLVASELLWFMKGDTNIRYLLQHNNNIWNEWAFKSWVESDEYTGPDMTDFGLRSQQDEEFKVQYDEQMELFKKSVLEDDDFSNKYGYLGDVYGKQWRAWKTTAGETLDQLKDVIEMIKKTPDSRRLIVSAWNPEDVPSMALPPCHTLFQFYVADGKLSCQLYQRSGDIFLGIPFNIASYSLLTHLIAHECGLEVGEFVHTIGDAHIYTNHFEQVEKQLAREPRPFPKLTLNPDVKSVFDFEMEDLTIEGYDPHPAIKAPVAV from the coding sequence ATGAAACATGCTGAAAATGAATACTTAAATTTATGCCGCCATGTAATGGAGCATGGTACGAAGAAAGAAGATCGTACAGGGACAGGCACTGTGTCTGTATTTGGATATCAAATGCGTTTTGATCTAAGTAAAGGATTTCCTTTATTAACGACAAAGAGAGTGCCGTTTCGCCTTGTAGCAAGTGAGCTACTTTGGTTTATGAAAGGTGATACAAATATTCGTTATTTATTGCAGCATAATAATAACATTTGGAATGAATGGGCATTTAAGAGTTGGGTAGAAAGTGACGAGTATACGGGTCCTGACATGACTGATTTCGGTCTTCGCTCACAACAAGATGAAGAATTTAAAGTTCAGTACGATGAGCAAATGGAATTGTTTAAAAAGAGCGTTTTAGAAGATGATGATTTCTCAAATAAATATGGTTATTTAGGAGACGTATACGGTAAGCAGTGGCGTGCCTGGAAAACGACAGCTGGTGAGACGCTTGACCAATTAAAAGATGTAATTGAAATGATTAAAAAAACACCAGACTCACGTCGTCTAATTGTATCTGCTTGGAATCCTGAAGATGTACCAAGTATGGCATTACCACCGTGTCATACGTTATTCCAGTTTTATGTAGCAGACGGTAAACTTTCTTGTCAGCTATATCAAAGAAGTGGTGACATATTCCTTGGAATTCCATTTAACATTGCGAGTTACTCACTACTAACACATTTAATTGCGCATGAATGTGGTCTTGAAGTGGGAGAATTTGTTCATACAATTGGAGATGCACACATTTATACGAATCATTTTGAGCAAGTAGAAAAGCAATTGGCACGTGAACCACGTCCATTTCCGAAACTTACATTAAATCCAGATGTAAAATCTGTGTTTGATTTTGAAATGGAAGATTTAACGATTGAAGGATATGATCCACACCCAGCAATTAAAGCGCCGGTTGCAGTGTAA
- a CDS encoding lysophospholipid acyltransferase family protein, whose translation MIQTFFKIFYLILIVIAITPRMWRLKRQVNTMSPQEKDNAVYKTTNWFGKKMVRVAGGAVEVKGLENVPKDKPVLVVSNHQSNMDIPVLLGYLNKPIGFVSKAEIKKFPVVPTWMELMNCVFMDRSDRRQSLQAIKDGIELLKNGHSIVIFPEGTRSKGGEIGEFKAGSFHLAVKSGVAILPVTLDGTYKMFEANGNRMKRAHATVTISKPITPEEYANMDIKELTKHTQDIIASQLHK comes from the coding sequence ATGATTCAAACGTTTTTTAAAATCTTTTATTTAATTTTAATCGTAATTGCGATTACACCGAGAATGTGGCGTCTGAAAAGACAAGTAAATACGATGTCGCCACAAGAAAAAGATAATGCTGTGTATAAAACGACAAATTGGTTTGGTAAGAAAATGGTACGAGTAGCCGGTGGGGCAGTTGAAGTAAAGGGACTTGAAAATGTTCCAAAAGATAAACCAGTACTAGTTGTAAGTAATCACCAGAGTAATATGGATATCCCTGTTTTACTAGGTTACTTAAATAAACCAATTGGATTCGTTTCAAAAGCAGAGATTAAGAAGTTCCCGGTTGTACCAACTTGGATGGAACTTATGAATTGTGTATTTATGGATCGTAGCGATCGTCGTCAATCACTTCAAGCGATTAAAGATGGAATCGAGCTATTAAAGAATGGACATTCTATCGTAATCTTCCCAGAAGGGACGAGAAGTAAAGGTGGCGAAATCGGAGAGTTTAAGGCTGGAAGTTTTCATCTTGCAGTAAAATCTGGTGTAGCAATTTTACCTGTAACATTAGATGGAACATATAAAATGTTTGAAGCGAATGGAAACCGTATGAAACGAGCTCATGCAACAGTAACAATTTCTAAGCCGATTACACCTGAAGAGTATGCGAATATGGATATTAAAGAGTTAACGAAGCATACACAAGATATTATCGCATCACAATTACATAAATAA
- a CDS encoding serine hydrolase: MSKIETPVMTSLQTTVEKMMKDLNVPGAAVAVIKDGEVIISEGFGYRNLETKDAVTPSTRFAIGSSTKAFGTLSLSLLAQQKKFNWDSPVQSYIPNFSLSDLLASSQVTGRDLASHRTGVSRHEALWYSSSLSRKDLVEKIKHLPLDAPFRTSFLYNNLMYATISYIVEIITNQTWEQYATEHILEPLNMDQTNFSVTDSQNTDDYALPYIEIEGEIKEVPFRNIDTVGAAGCINSTIKDMANWVLLHLNKGKFGDHEVISSELLQQMYTPHNSIPDQPVLSLPESPLNSYGLGWFISAYRGNKVIHHGGNIDGFSALVSFIPTENIGLVILTNAGGTLLPTYLANQIYDELLELESIDWHKRAVEDTEKMKEMMKEATESIPEQTKGTTPSHKLDDYTGTFEHPAYGTLQVYKRDNSLYVQFMEMDIQLAHHHYDIFSAKVDLFQMKMSLLFAYEMNVSGEFPSLQLHVPAMLSTQPLVFTKIK, encoded by the coding sequence ATGTCTAAAATTGAAACGCCTGTTATGACTTCTTTACAAACAACGGTTGAAAAAATGATGAAGGATTTAAACGTTCCTGGAGCTGCTGTAGCTGTTATAAAAGACGGTGAAGTTATTATTTCAGAAGGATTTGGCTATCGAAATCTAGAGACAAAAGATGCTGTTACACCGAGTACTCGGTTCGCAATCGGTTCCTCAACGAAAGCTTTTGGCACACTTTCATTAAGTTTGTTAGCACAGCAAAAAAAGTTCAATTGGGATAGTCCTGTCCAGTCTTATATACCTAACTTCTCTTTATCTGATCTACTTGCTAGTTCACAAGTTACCGGGCGAGATTTAGCTTCTCATCGAACCGGTGTAAGCCGCCATGAGGCTCTTTGGTATAGCTCTTCCTTATCTCGAAAAGATCTTGTTGAAAAAATAAAACATTTACCGCTTGATGCACCGTTTCGAACTTCCTTTCTATATAACAACTTAATGTATGCAACAATTAGTTATATTGTAGAAATCATTACGAATCAAACGTGGGAGCAATACGCTACAGAACATATTTTAGAACCTTTAAATATGGATCAAACAAACTTCTCTGTTACAGATTCACAAAATACAGATGATTATGCTTTACCTTACATTGAAATTGAAGGTGAAATAAAAGAAGTTCCATTCCGTAACATTGATACAGTTGGCGCTGCTGGGTGTATTAATTCTACAATTAAAGATATGGCAAATTGGGTCCTTCTTCACTTAAACAAAGGGAAATTTGGAGATCATGAAGTAATCTCCTCTGAATTATTACAACAAATGTATACACCACATAATTCCATTCCAGATCAACCAGTTTTGTCACTTCCTGAATCTCCATTAAATAGTTACGGCCTTGGTTGGTTTATTAGCGCTTATCGTGGTAATAAGGTAATTCATCATGGCGGTAATATTGATGGGTTTTCAGCACTTGTTTCATTCATACCAACAGAAAACATAGGCCTTGTCATTTTAACGAATGCTGGAGGCACACTACTTCCTACTTATCTCGCTAATCAAATTTATGACGAACTACTTGAATTAGAATCCATTGATTGGCATAAACGTGCTGTAGAAGATACTGAAAAAATGAAGGAGATGATGAAAGAAGCAACCGAATCCATTCCTGAACAAACGAAAGGGACTACACCTTCTCACAAGTTAGACGATTATACTGGTACTTTCGAACATCCTGCATACGGAACATTACAAGTATACAAACGAGATAATTCGTTATATGTACAATTTATGGAGATGGACATTCAATTAGCGCATCATCATTACGACATCTTCTCTGCAAAAGTTGATTTATTCCAAATGAAAATGAGTTTATTATTCGCTTATGAAATGAATGTGAGTGGTGAATTTCCATCCCTTCAGTTACATGTACCAGCTATGTTAAGTACGCAGCCACTTGTATTTACGAAAATTAAATAA
- a CDS encoding FMN-dependent NADH-azoreductase — protein sequence MTKVLFITANPNSAEGSFGMAVGEAFIEAYKNEHPQDEVVTIDLFNTTVPAIDADVFAAWGKFAAGEGFETLTEVQQQKVAAMNTNLETFMHADRYVFVTPMWNFSYPPVVKAYLDNLAIAGKTFKYTENGPVGLLEGKKALHIQATGGVYSEGAYAAVDFGRNHLKTVLGFIGVNETEYIAVEGMNANPEKAQEIKEAAIANARELAKRF from the coding sequence ATGACAAAAGTATTATTTATTACAGCAAATCCAAATTCAGCAGAAGGTTCTTTCGGAATGGCAGTAGGGGAAGCTTTCATCGAAGCTTACAAAAATGAGCATCCACAAGATGAAGTGGTAACAATTGATTTATTCAACACTACAGTACCAGCAATCGATGCAGATGTATTTGCTGCTTGGGGTAAATTTGCAGCAGGTGAAGGCTTTGAAACTTTAACTGAAGTTCAACAACAAAAAGTAGCAGCAATGAACACAAACCTAGAAACATTTATGCATGCAGATCGTTATGTATTCGTAACTCCAATGTGGAACTTTAGCTACCCACCAGTAGTAAAAGCATACTTAGACAACTTAGCAATCGCAGGTAAAACATTCAAGTATACTGAAAATGGGCCAGTTGGCTTATTAGAAGGCAAAAAAGCACTTCACATTCAAGCAACAGGTGGCGTTTATTCTGAAGGAGCATACGCAGCTGTAGACTTCGGCCGCAATCACTTGAAAACAGTATTAGGATTCATTGGTGTAAATGAAACTGAATATATTGCAGTTGAAGGTATGAATGCAAACCCTGAAAAAGCACAAGAAATTAAAGAAGCAGCAATTGCTAATGCTCGTGAATTAGCAAAACGTTTCTAA
- a CDS encoding aminoglycoside phosphotransferase family protein, producing the protein MKTITTWQNNIQIVKDAVNIEEISKGFSPDKKYIITKANNEKYLLRTGDIKEYERKKIEFYILNEMQKRSVQAQKPIEMGLLAEEGLCYSIFSYLEGEDAKKLLPTYSPKEQYEIGIEAGKDLAKMHTYEAPEDIPPWYERAMKKHRKYVEAYKTCGIKVKNDDKIIKFIDENEIYLKNRPNRFQHDDFHLENIIVRDGKYVGVVDFNGYDWGDPLHDFVKIALFARDISIPYSIGQIEGYFNGRIPEEFWKLYAVYVGMTVFSSVVWTLRAAPHMLDDTLERLTVVLEDHKNFELLKPIWFQPEKIKMK; encoded by the coding sequence ATGAAAACAATTACAACATGGCAAAACAATATACAAATAGTAAAAGATGCAGTTAATATTGAAGAAATTTCTAAAGGTTTCTCACCGGATAAGAAATATATCATTACGAAAGCGAATAATGAAAAATATTTATTACGGACAGGCGATATAAAAGAGTATGAAAGAAAGAAAATAGAGTTTTACATTTTAAATGAAATGCAAAAACGTAGTGTACAAGCTCAAAAACCAATTGAAATGGGTTTATTGGCAGAAGAAGGTTTATGCTATAGTATTTTTTCATATTTAGAAGGGGAAGATGCAAAGAAGCTATTGCCTACGTATTCACCAAAAGAACAATATGAAATTGGCATAGAGGCAGGAAAAGATTTAGCAAAAATGCATACATATGAAGCTCCTGAGGATATTCCTCCATGGTATGAAAGAGCAATGAAAAAACATCGGAAATATGTAGAGGCATATAAAACATGTGGAATAAAAGTAAAAAATGATGATAAAATCATTAAATTTATAGATGAAAATGAAATATATTTGAAGAATCGCCCAAATCGATTTCAACACGATGATTTTCATTTAGAAAATATAATTGTACGTGATGGGAAATATGTAGGTGTTGTTGATTTTAATGGCTACGACTGGGGCGATCCGCTTCATGATTTCGTGAAAATTGCACTATTTGCAAGGGACATTAGTATTCCGTATTCAATCGGACAAATAGAAGGATACTTTAATGGGAGAATACCAGAGGAGTTTTGGAAATTATATGCGGTGTACGTTGGCATGACAGTTTTCTCTTCAGTTGTATGGACATTACGAGCAGCACCACACATGTTAGATGATACGTTAGAACGCCTTACTGTCGTTTTAGAGGATCATAAAAACTTTGAGCTATTAAAGCCAATTTGGTTTCAACCAGAAAAGATTAAGATGAAATAA
- the pbpC gene encoding penicillin-binding protein 3: protein MRKIWGILFLCLTFMLVGCGKEEKPQEAFDTYAKAWNKQKFAEMYDQLSEKAKKDISKKEFTEKYEKIYSGIEVKDLKVEAGEVKEDKKDEGPVPFKVSMDTVGGKINFAHEAKMVKEKDGDKESWKIDWTPDFIFPGMTKDSKVRMQTTEPKRGEIYDRNGKGLATNGKASEIGIVPEKLDDTAPQTKETVAKLLNMSVEEIDQKLAAKWVKPGYLVPIGILPEGATQNTYIDLAGVSTKPVNVRTYPLGEAAAHLTGYIGKVNAEDLKTLQKKGYQADDPVGKAGLEQVLEEKLRGKKGGRVFVEDAQGKEIKNLAKTDAVDGENVTLTIDSAVQEKTYNEMKGEAGSSAAINPKSGETLALVSSPAYDPNIIARGTSKAQRDAWNNDPKKPMTNRFTQLSVPGSVFKPITAAIGLETKIIDPKEELKIEGLKWTKDSSWGNYYVTRVKDANPIDFDKAMKYSDNIYFAQEALKIGKDKFMSEAKKFGFDEKLPIEYGFPASKIANDGIKNDIQMADTGYGQGQVLMTPLHLALTYAPIVNDGNIPSPYIIKTDKQPKVWKENVISKGNQDILKTAMTKVINDPDGTGKIAKIDGMTLAGKTGTAELKVSKEAEGKELGWFAAFDLNSPDMVITMMIEDVKGRGGSNIPAEKVKHVFQK from the coding sequence TTGAGAAAGATATGGGGGATTCTTTTTCTTTGCTTAACATTCATGTTAGTCGGATGTGGTAAAGAAGAAAAACCACAAGAAGCATTTGATACATATGCAAAAGCATGGAATAAACAAAAATTTGCAGAAATGTATGATCAATTATCAGAAAAGGCAAAAAAAGATATTTCAAAGAAAGAATTCACTGAGAAATATGAAAAAATTTATTCTGGCATTGAAGTGAAAGACTTAAAAGTAGAAGCAGGAGAAGTAAAAGAAGATAAAAAAGATGAAGGTCCTGTTCCTTTTAAAGTAAGCATGGATACAGTTGGTGGTAAAATCAATTTTGCCCATGAAGCAAAAATGGTGAAAGAAAAAGATGGAGATAAAGAATCTTGGAAAATAGATTGGACTCCTGATTTTATCTTCCCAGGTATGACAAAAGATAGTAAAGTGCGTATGCAAACGACAGAGCCAAAACGTGGTGAAATATACGATCGTAATGGAAAAGGTCTTGCAACGAATGGGAAAGCTTCTGAAATTGGAATAGTTCCAGAAAAATTAGACGATACTGCTCCGCAAACGAAAGAGACAGTAGCGAAGTTATTAAATATGTCTGTAGAAGAAATTGATCAAAAACTAGCTGCTAAATGGGTAAAACCAGGGTATCTCGTACCAATTGGAATTTTGCCTGAAGGGGCAACGCAAAATACGTACATTGATTTAGCTGGTGTTTCAACAAAACCGGTAAATGTTCGTACATATCCGTTAGGGGAAGCAGCAGCACATCTTACTGGTTATATTGGAAAAGTGAATGCTGAAGATTTAAAAACGCTACAAAAGAAAGGCTATCAAGCAGATGATCCAGTAGGTAAAGCTGGTTTAGAGCAAGTACTGGAAGAAAAGCTACGTGGTAAAAAAGGTGGCCGTGTCTTTGTAGAAGATGCCCAAGGGAAAGAAATTAAAAATTTAGCAAAAACAGATGCTGTTGATGGGGAAAATGTAACTTTAACGATTGATAGTGCTGTTCAAGAAAAAACTTATAATGAAATGAAAGGTGAGGCTGGTTCAAGTGCGGCAATTAATCCGAAAAGCGGAGAAACACTTGCACTTGTAAGTAGCCCAGCATATGATCCTAACATAATTGCAAGAGGGACATCAAAAGCACAACGCGATGCATGGAATAACGATCCGAAAAAACCGATGACGAATCGATTTACACAATTATCAGTTCCAGGATCTGTATTTAAGCCGATTACAGCTGCAATCGGTCTTGAAACGAAAATAATCGATCCAAAAGAAGAATTGAAAATTGAAGGATTAAAATGGACAAAAGATTCTTCTTGGGGTAATTATTATGTAACGCGTGTAAAAGATGCAAATCCGATTGATTTTGATAAGGCAATGAAATACTCGGATAATATTTATTTCGCACAAGAAGCTTTGAAAATCGGAAAAGATAAATTTATGAGTGAAGCGAAAAAATTCGGATTCGATGAGAAATTACCAATTGAATATGGATTCCCAGCTTCTAAAATCGCCAATGATGGTATTAAAAATGATATTCAAATGGCAGACACAGGTTATGGACAAGGACAAGTCTTAATGACACCGCTCCATTTAGCATTAACGTACGCGCCAATTGTTAATGATGGAAACATACCTTCTCCGTATATTATTAAAACAGATAAGCAACCAAAAGTTTGGAAAGAGAATGTCATTTCAAAAGGCAATCAGGATATATTAAAAACTGCTATGACGAAAGTAATTAATGATCCAGATGGTACTGGGAAAATTGCTAAAATTGATGGAATGACTCTTGCTGGAAAAACAGGTACAGCGGAATTAAAAGTATCAAAAGAGGCCGAAGGAAAAGAACTAGGCTGGTTCGCTGCATTTGATTTAAATTCACCAGATATGGTCATTACGATGATGATTGAAGATGTAAAAGGTAGAGGTGGAAGTAATATTCCTGCTGAAAAAGTGAAACATGTTTTTCAAAAATAA